A region from the Triticum urartu cultivar G1812 chromosome 1, Tu2.1, whole genome shotgun sequence genome encodes:
- the LOC125520294 gene encoding protein OXIDATIVE STRESS 3 LIKE 2-like yields MPPRPEPCSSSSSLGNDSDEGGAPVGKEEAEDGEGEVQSAYSGAGLDGLAALEESLPIRRGISKFYNGKSRSFTFLKEAIGPSGSAKVIAKADNAYSRKRKNLLAYSIMYDQSQITVPETYKNGITKRLAGLSRLRPSDGMSSNSSSSSSLSSDENEPPQQFIFVQSPDNTAQFASPTIPAPRLGSCASKIFAHANEVVFDGESATFAQPLLICLPGKTTGG; encoded by the exons ATGCCGCCGCGGCCGGAGCCGTGCAGCTCGTCGTCGTCGCTGGGGAACGACAGCGACGAGGGCGGCGCGCCGGTGGggaaggaggaggcggaggaCGGGGAGGGGGAGGTGCAGAGCGCCTACAGCGGGGCCGGGCTCGACGGCCTCGCCGCATTGGAGGAGTCGCTTCCCATCAG GCGTGGCATCTCTAAATTCTATAATGGCAAGTCCAGATCTTTCACATTCCTCAAGGAAGCTATCGGGCCATCTGGTTCGGCAAAGGTCATTGCCAAGGCAGACAATGCTTACTCCAGGAAACGGAAAAATCTTCTTGCATACAGCATCATGTACGATCAGTCACAGATCACCGTGCCGGAGACCTACAAGAACGGTATCACTAAGAGGCTTGCGGGTTTAAGCAGGTTGAGGCCCTCCGATGGTATGAGCTCcaacagcagcagtagcagcagcctCAGCAGCGACGAAAACGAGCCGCCTCAGCAGTTCATTTTTGTTCAGTCACCTGACAACACTGCACAATTTGCTTCTCCGACGATACCTGCACCTCGGCTTGGGTCTTGCGCGTCTAAGATATTTGCCCATGCCAATGAGGTCGTTTTCGATGGTGAATCTGCAACGTTTGCACAGCCGCTGCTCATCTGTTTGCCTGGAAAAACAACCGGAGGCTGA